The following DNA comes from Camelina sativa cultivar DH55 chromosome 14, Cs, whole genome shotgun sequence.
ACACTATTCAAAGATCTCCTCGGCTAGACGAACCATTCTCCATCCAGACCGTCCATTCATTAGCTcgccaccatcatcatcatcccatATTTGGTAATATGTTGTGGGTTTTGGGGATTACTATGTTTCCAATTCAAGAACAGCTTTTTGTTGTACCTAAGTTTCTTATCGATAGGAACttatagtttacaaaacacaaagagaggTAAGTCACGTATCGagatttttcatctttttttttttggtttctcgttTAATTTTGGAGTCATCATCAGGTAATGGTTTTGAATTCGTCTTTTTGTGTCTATAGAACATTTGtatcatcttttatttcttagaggtatttaatttttctatcaaAGAGTTCATCCCTGTTTGGGACTATGATCATCAGCGTTCTTGTCTATACCTATATCTTCTCCGCTATTCTCTTCGTCCTCCCTatggctttcttcttcttctctatcaaaTTTCAATGCCACCGCttgaaacctttaaaatgaCGAATGAAATGGAAAAGAGAGCAAATGACGATGTCATGATAGACCTTTGGGAACTATGCTTTTATGGATTTTTTATCTTGACATCTAACTTAGTGTGTGACACTGGCATATTATTTttctacacaattttttttttttagccaaAACATGTGGAGTCATGTATTGATGTTCAGATTTGCGAGTATCATTACTCATTAGGTTGTGAAGtttcaaacaaaactaaatttcttTCCATGTTCCTAAACCAAAAGCAACGAAGACTATTCCTTTagatttctctgtttctgtctaAATTAAAGTGATGTCCTCTTCCTTAACGTCATCAAGTTTTCTTCAATAGAATGCAAGCTTTAAGATCTCTGGACATAGGTAGAAAAGATGCAGTCCAAGAGAAAATCCgatgtttgaattttgttttcgaCAACGAGGGAGAAGACAGAAGAGAGTTTCATAACAACCAAATCATTTTATTAGAAGTCGGTCTCTTATTTAATAACATCTCCATATAACTAATAATGGAGAAATAATTCCTAGGATCAAAAGCACCTACATCCTTCGGAAAAAACCATAGTAATACCTAAAATCtctaaaaaagaacaaactagCAAATAGCTTCGACGGCAAGCCTCTTAGCAGCACCACCACACTTTGGTGCTCCAAACTTCTCTTCGGAGACATCAATGGAACATTTTTCCTTTCCAACACATTCCTTAGTGAGAATAGCGGCAGCATCGTTGCTTGCTTCACAAGTTCCTTTTTCAAAGGATCCACAGTTGCCTCCTGGGTTACCAAAGGAAGCGAATTTGATGGCGGAAATGGGTTTTCCATTGCACGAAAGCTCAAGAACGTTCTTCTCATAGACATTTGCACACACACTTCCGACTCCAATTGTCTGGAAATTGACGAGTGATGGGTTTCCTCCAATCTCTTCAAACAAAACCAACGTGTTGTCTCCTTCTGAGTTCAAGAAAGAACGAGGAACATGGTacctgataaaaataaaataaaaacatatttccaTATTGAAACAACCCCAGttcagaaaattttgattttgaaacaaactcgaccaaaaaaagatttgatcttggaccatgaaaaacaaaaaacaaaaaaagtaccATCTTTGAGTAGGTTCTCCACAATTTGTTTGACACTTTTCAGCATAGTAAGTGCCTATGTAGTTGCATTCGGCAGAACAACCATCAATACCTGCAAGAAAATTTGGCCAGTAACGTCCAATGTTGTTTCCATTGATCCAAGCCGTTCCTTTTCCAAGACCCAAAAGATCGACCACAACTGGTTCACTTCCCAAAGGAGCCTTGAAAGTAGTCTGCAAGAAACATTGGAATGATAACGATTTAAAATTGCATTCAGTGTTTCGTTAGCTATTGGATTTTAATATCTACTTACCTTATACCAAGTCATGGTTCGGTTGAATGGCACACTTTCACCTGACCATGTAGAAGGTGATTCTGTACTAAAAAGTTGGTTATCAAACCCACTTAAACCGGTTTTATAACTCCATTTATGAGCTGACAAGTCTTTTACTATGGTTTCATCACCGTTTCTTCCAATGATAGAAACAGGTCCAGTGATTCCAGCAGGTACGTTTTCGAAAAAGGCACCATAgttctaaaataaaaacaaaatttggttaaGGATGAGGCCTTAAGAGAATGGTTTATAACATAAGAGCAATAACATTCAAACTCACCGGAAGGCCTACGGTTATACTAAGGAGGGTAATGACATTAGCACCAGGGTTGAATTTGGCGTCTTGCTCGAAAACATAGTGAAATTTTCCATCTTCTACTCGATAATTTcctaaaatgaaaagaaacaaaaatgtaaaaaaataattttctttatatattgaGAATTGTTgagaagcatatatatatatatatatatatatatatatatatatatatNNNNNNNNNNNNNNNNNNNNNNNNNNNNNNNNNNNNNNNNNNNNNNNNNNNNNNNNNNNNNNNNNNNNNNNNNNNNNNNNNNNNNNNNNNNNNNNNNNNNNNNNNNNNNNNNNNNNNNNNNNNNNNNNNNNNNNNNNNNNNNNNNNNNNNNNNNNNNNNNNNNNNNNNNNNNNNNNNNNNNNNNNNNNNNNNNNNNNNNNNNNNNNNNNNNNNNNNNNNNNNNNNNNNNNNNNNNNNNNNNNNNNNNNNNNNNNNNNNNNNNNNNNNNNNNNNNNNNNNNNNNNNNNNNNNNNNNNNNNNNNNNNNNNNNNNNNNNNNNNNNNNNNNNNNNNNNNNNNNNNNNNNNNNNNNNNNNNNNNNNNNNNNNNNNNNNNNNNNNNNNNNNNNNNNNNNNNNNNNNNNNNNNNNNNNNNNNNNNNNNNNNNNNNNNNNNNNNNNNNNNNNNNNNNNNNNNNNNNNNNNNNNNNNNNNNNNNNNNNNNNNNNNNNNNNNNNNNNNNNNNNNNNNNNNNNNNNNNNNNNNNNNNNNNNNNNNNNNNNNNNNNNNNNNNNNNNNNNNNNNNNNNNNNNNNNNNNNNNNNNNNNNNNNNNNNNNNNNNNNNNNNNNNNNNNNNNNNNNNNNNNNNNNNNNNNNNNNNNNNNNNNNNNNNNNNNNNNNNNNNNNNNNNNNNNNNNNNNNNNNNNNNNNNNNNNNNNNNNNNNNNNNNNNNNNNNNNNNNNNNNNNNNNNNNNNNNNNNNNNNNNNNNNNNNNNNNNNNNNNNNNNNNNNNNNNNNNNNNNNNNNNNNNNNNNNNNNNNNNNNNNNNNNNNNNNNNNNNNNNNNNNNNNNNNNNNNNNNNNNNNNNNNNNNNNNNNNNNNNNNNNNNNNNNNNNNNNNNNNNNNNNNNNNNNNNNNNNNNNNNNNNNNNNNNNNNNNNNNNNNNNNNNNNNNNNNNNNNNNNNNNNNNNNNNNNNNNNNNNNNNNNNNNNNNNNNNNNNNNNNNNNNNNNNNNNNNNNNNNNNNNNNNNNNNNNNNNNNNNNNNNNNNNNNNNNNNNNNNNNNNNNNNNNNNNNNNNNNNNNNNNNNNNNNNNNNNNNNNNNNNNNNNNNNNNNNNNNNNNNNNNNNNNNNNNNNNNNNNNNNNNNNNNNNNNNNNNNNNNNNNNNNNNNNNNNNNNNNNNNNNNNNNNNNNNNNNNNNNNNNNNNNNNNNNNNCAGTTTTGCAATCTGGTAAAATGCTAACAGACCAAGGGGGGACGTCGTAAGATGTTCCTTGGAAATTGATTCTTGCATCTGAGGTTTCATTTACGTTTCCAATGAAGCAGCTTGAACCTTCTTCCGTTTTATAAATTGTTgcctatataatatatgttcatAAATATactatagaaaaatatttaaatatattaatttatagaaaagagGTAAGAAGGATAATTACCGTGACTAGGTTTCCAAAATCGATAGTGGTAATGTTTCCATGTGTGTGAGTCTTCTCCATGGCATGAAGAACATCATGAAGCTGCTTCAAATGTCCGTACTTTGGTTGGCTCAAATGACCTAATCAATTTTCACCatgtttatacaattttttttaatgattgtaaaaaaccaaaaaactttaaatcaatttaaatgtgagtatatattatatttaccaTATTCATCAAGAGGAGCATCATAATCATATGTAGTTGTGATGTACGGTCCACCAGATGTTCTATCAAAGTTGGTGCCTCCATGGTACTACAAAAGTAACATAAACTTTGGTTATTATTATAGTTAATGATAATTCCTTTGTGTGCTTTACTAATCAagtaaactaaatttatatcattacaaatattttaccaTGTAGTAGTTCTGGAATGTTCCTCCTCTTTGGAAGAATCTTGCAACGGCAAAAGCAACATCTTCGCTGGTTCGGTGAGGGTTTTTGCTTCCCCAATTTTTATAcctacaaataaaaatatactaatttggGGTCAATGAAATTTAACTCAAATATTAAGTAAAtgaaaatttcctaaaaaaacgtacaaaaatactttttgtcaaaaaaaaaaagttcaaggatcttcttattcttttaagataataaataataattacttaATTACAATGATGGTACAAATAAATNGGATTACCATAAACGCAGTATTAGTAGTTCTGAATTCCATGTTGGGCATATTGTGCAACCACACTGGAAACCCTCTATTTCAAACGATTAGATGATATTAATATNAGGAGTGTTGGGGTTG
Coding sequences within:
- the LOC104743705 gene encoding beta-galactosidase 15-like — encoded protein: MMHSLRFLLCFLFISGCAATIVSHDGRAITIDGHRRILLSGSIHYPRSTPEMWPDLIKKGKEGGLDAIETYVFWNAHEPTRRQYDFSGNLDLIRFLKTIQDQGMYGVLRIGPYVCAEWNYGGFPVWLHNMPNMEFRTTNTAFMVIXFICTIIVIKYKNWGSKNPHRTSEDVAFAVARFFQRGGTFQNYYMYHGGTNFDRTSGGPYITTTYDYDAPLDEYGHLSQPKYGHLKQLHDVLHAMEKTHTHGNITTIDFGNLVTATIYKTEEGSSCFIGNVNETSDARINFQGTSYDVPPWSVSILPDCKRNYRVEDGKFHYVFEQDAKFNPGANVITLLSITVGLPNYGAFFENVPAGITGPVSIIGRNGDETIVKDLSAHKWSYKTGLSGFDNQLFSTESPSTWSGESVPFNRTMTWYKTTFKAPLGSEPVVVDLLGLGKGTAWINGNNIGRYWPNFLAGIDGCSAECNYIGTYYAEKCQTNCGEPTQRWYHVPRSFLNSEGDNTLVLFEEIGGNPSLVNFQTIGVGSVCANVYEKNVLELSCNGKPISAIKFASFGNPGGNCGSFEKGTCEASNDAAAILTKECVGKEKCSIDVSEEKFGAPKCGGAAKRLAVEAIC